The following proteins are encoded in a genomic region of Synechococcus sp. CBW1002:
- a CDS encoding D-alanyl-D-alanine carboxypeptidase family protein — MPAPVIGEDIPLARRSPATLARRPSKRTAFVGLVLGLIGATAVLLLVPGPWRRWLEPLPVEGLNARLSADGRLLGHHPYPEVPRDQLVELELSPGLQLKPEAAAAVGAMQRAAAADGVDLVVLSAFRSIALQKSIFFDIKAERNQSAQERARVSAPPGFSEHSTGYAVDLGDGRDPATNLSEAFDRTEAFRWLQANAARFHFQLSFPQNNPQGVSYEPWHWRFEGSADALKVFEPAQRLAR, encoded by the coding sequence GTGCCGGCACCCGTGATCGGTGAAGACATTCCTCTGGCCCGGCGATCGCCCGCGACCCTGGCGCGCCGGCCCTCCAAGCGCACCGCCTTCGTGGGACTGGTCCTGGGCCTGATCGGCGCCACTGCCGTGCTGCTGCTGGTTCCAGGACCATGGCGTCGCTGGCTGGAGCCCCTGCCGGTGGAGGGGCTCAATGCCCGGCTCAGTGCCGATGGGCGCCTGCTCGGCCATCACCCCTACCCCGAGGTCCCCCGCGACCAGCTGGTGGAGCTGGAGCTGTCGCCAGGACTGCAGTTGAAGCCGGAAGCCGCCGCTGCCGTGGGTGCGATGCAACGGGCCGCCGCTGCGGATGGGGTGGATCTGGTGGTGCTGAGCGCCTTTCGCTCGATTGCGCTGCAGAAGTCGATCTTTTTTGATATCAAGGCCGAACGCAACCAGAGCGCCCAGGAACGGGCTCGTGTCAGTGCGCCGCCGGGGTTCTCCGAGCACAGCACCGGGTATGCCGTGGATCTGGGCGATGGGCGCGATCCCGCCACCAATCTGTCTGAGGCTTTCGATCGCACCGAAGCCTTCCGCTGGTTGCAGGCCAATGCCGCTCGCTTTCACTTTCAGCTCTCCTTCCCGCAGAACAATCCCCAGGGCGTGAGCTATGAGCCCTGGCACTGGCGGTTCGAAGGATCAGCGGACGCCCTGAAGGTGTTTGAGCCCGCCCAGAGACTGGCGCGATGA
- a CDS encoding U32 family peptidase yields the protein MSNNPATAIQVPLTMPELLAPAGCWASLKAAAANGADAVYFGVEAFNARLRAENFSRQDLPELMDWLHRRGIRGFLTLNVLIFPDELEQAADLLLEAEAAGVDAVIVQDVGLCRLARQVVPRLSLHGSTQMSITSAAGVAQAEALGCDRVVLARELSLRDLRRIDRQQRQRGMAMPLEVFVHGALCVAYSGQCLTSEALGQRSANRGECAQACRLPYQLIVDGVERDLGTQRYLLSPQDLAAWELLPQLVDTGVASLKIEGRLKDPTYVAAVTSAYRQSLDRLATATSPAQLVSESRSEVSADQPPEPSRRHELELSFSRGLSSGWLHGVDHRQLVHGRWSKKRGPQIGHYRGQEARGGWWLLDTITSLKPGDGLVFELAGSAPLVPPEEIGGRVMAVESRGEGRLALRLGPGRISAETLPPGSPCWLSSDPALEKRWRRLATADTPELARALHLHVRGALDQPLQLELLAVDGTGTLPEPPLQWYTDLPLQSARGPGLDRQRLEQQLGRLGGTGWRLGSLDVDLPAGLFLPVTELNRLRRGLVAALTPLLASGSSTSGKPWPLGALSTAPARTPAQAIQAWSAAELQQSSSTEPELVVLVRSLEQLQALQGLPVAQVIADLEQPADLREAVALGRGCWPGGIWLAGARITRPDEAWSLEPLWRARPDGFLVRNADQLERLTPLAPCIGDFSLNVANPLAAHWYLDHWGLQRVTASYDLALSQLQDLIRGCPAGRLEVTVHQHMPLFHMEHCLFCAFLSDGHDHTDCGRPCEQHEVRLRDRSGVEHPLRADLGCRNTLFNGKAQTAAEALPALLDSGVRHLRLELLEENAEATRRRVDLYRQALDGRLSGRDLWRNENLDSRLGVTRGTLRDRVSRQSRD from the coding sequence ATGAGCAACAACCCTGCCACGGCCATCCAGGTCCCGCTGACCATGCCGGAACTGCTTGCGCCGGCGGGCTGCTGGGCGTCGCTCAAGGCTGCAGCTGCCAATGGCGCCGACGCGGTCTACTTCGGTGTGGAGGCTTTCAACGCCCGCCTGCGGGCCGAAAACTTCAGCCGCCAGGATCTGCCGGAGCTGATGGACTGGCTGCACCGGCGCGGAATCCGGGGGTTTCTGACCCTCAACGTGCTGATCTTCCCCGATGAGCTCGAGCAGGCCGCCGATCTGCTGCTGGAGGCGGAGGCCGCGGGTGTGGATGCGGTGATCGTGCAGGACGTGGGTCTGTGTCGGCTGGCGCGCCAGGTCGTGCCGAGGCTGAGCCTGCATGGCTCCACCCAGATGTCGATCACCAGTGCAGCAGGGGTGGCCCAGGCCGAGGCGCTGGGGTGCGATCGGGTGGTGCTGGCCCGCGAGCTCAGCCTGCGGGATCTCAGGCGGATCGATCGGCAACAGCGCCAGCGCGGTATGGCGATGCCCCTGGAAGTGTTCGTGCATGGAGCCCTCTGCGTGGCCTATTCGGGCCAGTGCCTGACCAGTGAGGCCCTGGGCCAGCGCAGCGCCAACCGGGGGGAATGCGCCCAGGCCTGCCGCCTGCCCTATCAGCTGATTGTGGATGGGGTGGAAAGGGATCTTGGAACGCAGCGTTATCTGCTGTCGCCCCAGGACCTGGCCGCCTGGGAGTTGCTGCCCCAGCTGGTCGATACCGGTGTGGCCAGCCTCAAGATCGAGGGGCGCCTCAAGGACCCCACCTATGTGGCGGCGGTGACCTCCGCCTACCGCCAGAGCCTTGATCGTCTGGCAACGGCAACGAGCCCTGCGCAGCTCGTCTCGGAATCCCGCTCGGAGGTCTCTGCCGATCAGCCCCCCGAGCCTTCCAGGCGCCATGAACTGGAATTGAGCTTTTCGCGGGGGCTCTCCAGCGGCTGGCTGCACGGTGTGGACCACCGCCAGCTGGTGCATGGTCGCTGGAGCAAGAAGCGGGGCCCCCAGATCGGTCACTATCGCGGCCAGGAGGCGCGCGGCGGCTGGTGGCTGTTGGACACCATCACGTCGCTCAAGCCTGGGGATGGCTTGGTGTTCGAACTGGCGGGCTCCGCCCCCCTGGTGCCACCGGAGGAGATCGGTGGCCGGGTGATGGCAGTGGAGTCGCGCGGTGAAGGCCGGCTGGCCCTGCGGCTCGGCCCGGGGAGGATCAGCGCGGAGACGCTGCCACCTGGTTCCCCCTGCTGGTTGAGTAGCGATCCCGCCCTGGAGAAGCGCTGGCGACGCCTGGCAACGGCGGACACACCCGAGCTTGCCCGTGCTCTGCACCTGCATGTGCGCGGGGCCCTCGATCAGCCCTTGCAGCTGGAACTGCTGGCTGTGGATGGCACTGGGACCCTGCCTGAGCCCCCACTTCAGTGGTACACGGATTTACCGCTGCAGAGCGCCAGGGGCCCAGGCCTGGATCGCCAGCGGCTGGAGCAACAGCTGGGTCGGCTGGGTGGGACGGGATGGCGGCTTGGATCCTTGGATGTGGACCTGCCAGCCGGGTTGTTCCTGCCGGTCACCGAACTCAATCGCCTGCGCCGGGGGCTGGTCGCGGCGCTGACCCCCCTGCTGGCCAGTGGCTCGAGCACCTCAGGGAAACCGTGGCCATTGGGAGCCTTGTCCACCGCTCCAGCACGGACGCCAGCCCAGGCCATTCAGGCCTGGAGTGCCGCCGAGCTGCAGCAGAGCTCCAGCACTGAGCCGGAGCTGGTGGTGTTGGTGCGCAGCCTCGAGCAGCTGCAGGCCTTACAGGGACTGCCTGTGGCCCAGGTGATCGCCGATCTGGAGCAACCGGCCGACCTGCGCGAGGCCGTGGCCCTCGGCAGGGGCTGCTGGCCGGGAGGCATCTGGCTGGCCGGCGCCCGCATCACCCGCCCCGATGAAGCCTGGAGCCTGGAGCCCCTGTGGAGAGCCCGGCCCGATGGTTTCCTGGTGCGCAACGCCGATCAACTGGAGCGGCTGACGCCCCTGGCTCCCTGCATCGGTGATTTCAGCCTGAACGTGGCCAACCCCCTGGCGGCGCACTGGTATCTCGACCACTGGGGTCTGCAGCGGGTCACCGCCAGCTACGACCTTGCCCTGAGCCAGCTGCAGGACCTGATCCGCGGCTGCCCGGCCGGTCGTCTTGAGGTGACGGTCCACCAGCACATGCCCCTGTTCCACATGGAGCATTGCCTCTTCTGTGCCTTTCTCTCCGACGGTCACGACCACACCGATTGCGGCCGTCCCTGTGAGCAGCACGAGGTACGCCTGCGCGATCGCAGCGGCGTGGAGCATCCACTGCGGGCCGATCTGGGCTGTCGCAACACGCTCTTCAACGGCAAGGCCCAGACCGCTGCCGAGGCCTTGCCCGCGTTACTGGATTCCGGGGTGCGGCACCTGCGCCTGGAGCTGCTGGAGGAGAACGCCGAGGCGACACGGCGACGCGTCGACCTCTATCGCCAGGCCCTGGACGGCCGCCTCAGCGGCCGTGATCTGTGGCGCAACGAGAATCTCGACAGTCGTCTTGGCGTGACGCGCGGCACCCTGCGGGATCGGGTCTCACGCCAATCCAGAGATTGA
- the typA gene encoding translational GTPase TypA yields MSGDIKGAPIRNIAIIAHVDHGKTTLVDALLTQSGIFREGEAVPTCVMDSNDLERERGITILSKNTAVDYSGIRINIVDTPGHADFGGEVERVLGMVDGCLLIVDANEGPMPQTRFVLKKALEKGLRPIVFVNKIDRARVDPEQAVDKVLDLFLELGADDDQCDFPYLFGSGMGGYAKPDMATESDTMKPLFDAILRHVPPPVGDATKPLQMQVTTLDYSDFLGRIMIGRIHNGTIQSGQTAALIRDDGSIKRGRISKLLGFQGLQRVEIQQASAGDLVAVAGFDEVNIGETIACPDHPEALPLIKVDEPTLQMTFVVNDSPFAGKEGKFVTSRQIRDRLQKELLTNVALRVEDTDSPDRWAVSGRGELHLGILIETMRREGYEFQVSQPQVIYRTIDGTPHEPFEALVMDVPEESVGACIEKLGIRKGEMQNMETTSDGRTQLEFVVPSRGLIGFRGEFIRATRGEGIMSHSFLDYRPMQGDVDARRSGVLIAFEEGTATFYALKGAEDRGQFFITPGTKVYKGMIVGENSRPQDLELNVCKAKQVTNIRSAGAEVLDTLQSPIQMTLERALEYIGPDEMLEVTPESIRLRKLPAKKPAKR; encoded by the coding sequence ATGAGCGGCGACATTAAAGGCGCCCCGATTCGCAATATTGCGATCATTGCCCACGTTGACCACGGCAAGACCACCCTGGTCGATGCCCTGCTGACCCAGTCGGGCATCTTTCGCGAAGGCGAGGCGGTGCCCACCTGCGTGATGGACTCCAACGACCTGGAGCGGGAGCGGGGCATCACGATCCTCTCCAAGAACACGGCGGTGGATTACAGCGGCATCCGCATCAACATCGTCGACACCCCCGGACACGCCGATTTCGGCGGAGAGGTGGAGCGGGTGCTCGGCATGGTGGATGGCTGTCTGCTGATCGTCGACGCCAACGAAGGGCCCATGCCCCAGACGCGCTTCGTGCTCAAGAAGGCCCTGGAAAAGGGTCTGCGGCCGATCGTGTTCGTCAACAAGATCGACCGGGCCAGGGTCGATCCCGAACAGGCGGTCGACAAGGTTCTCGATCTCTTCCTCGAGCTGGGTGCCGACGACGACCAGTGCGATTTCCCCTACCTCTTCGGCAGTGGCATGGGGGGCTACGCCAAGCCGGACATGGCGACCGAAAGCGACACCATGAAGCCGCTCTTCGATGCCATCCTGCGCCATGTTCCACCGCCGGTGGGCGATGCCACCAAGCCCCTGCAGATGCAGGTCACCACGCTGGATTACAGCGATTTCCTCGGCCGGATCATGATCGGCCGGATCCACAACGGCACCATCCAGTCGGGCCAGACCGCTGCCCTGATCCGCGACGACGGCAGCATCAAGCGCGGGCGGATCAGCAAGTTGCTGGGCTTCCAGGGTCTGCAACGGGTGGAGATCCAGCAGGCCAGCGCCGGTGATCTGGTGGCGGTGGCCGGTTTCGATGAGGTGAACATCGGCGAAACCATCGCCTGCCCGGATCACCCCGAGGCTCTGCCCCTGATCAAGGTGGATGAGCCCACCCTGCAGATGACCTTCGTGGTCAACGACTCGCCCTTCGCCGGCAAGGAAGGCAAGTTCGTCACCAGCCGGCAGATCCGCGATCGCCTCCAGAAGGAACTGCTCACCAACGTGGCTCTGCGTGTCGAAGACACCGATTCACCCGACCGCTGGGCCGTGAGCGGCCGGGGTGAACTCCATCTGGGCATCCTGATTGAAACGATGCGTCGGGAGGGCTACGAATTCCAGGTGAGCCAGCCCCAGGTGATCTACCGCACCATCGACGGCACCCCCCATGAGCCGTTCGAAGCGCTTGTGATGGATGTTCCTGAAGAGTCGGTGGGCGCCTGCATCGAAAAGCTGGGCATTCGCAAGGGCGAGATGCAGAACATGGAAACCACCAGTGATGGCCGCACCCAGCTGGAGTTCGTGGTGCCCTCCCGCGGCCTGATCGGCTTCCGTGGCGAGTTCATCCGCGCCACCCGTGGCGAGGGGATCATGAGCCACTCCTTCCTCGACTATCGCCCGATGCAGGGCGACGTGGATGCCCGTCGCAGTGGCGTCCTGATCGCTTTTGAGGAAGGTACAGCCACCTTCTATGCGCTCAAGGGCGCCGAAGATCGCGGCCAGTTCTTCATCACTCCAGGCACCAAGGTGTACAAGGGCATGATCGTGGGTGAGAACAGTCGCCCCCAGGATCTCGAGCTCAATGTCTGCAAGGCCAAGCAGGTCACCAACATCCGCTCCGCGGGTGCCGAGGTGCTCGATACCCTGCAATCGCCGATCCAGATGACCCTCGAGCGTGCGCTCGAGTACATCGGTCCCGACGAGATGCTCGAAGTGACTCCCGAGTCGATCCGTCTGCGCAAGCTTCCCGCCAAGAAGCCCGCCAAGCGCTGA
- a CDS encoding DUF309 domain-containing protein has translation MTDSAAEPNDVDPHESQLIADPRFDQAVRLFNAGEWYDCHDGFEELWHETQGPLRPVLQGILQIAVAQIHLGRGNLRGAMVLLGEGVGRLGPCGPTALGLDLERLRQPALTQLQTLQLGGEPLPLAMDQLAFVQLRPPCQKAPPGPL, from the coding sequence GTGACGGATTCCGCAGCCGAGCCGAATGATGTTGATCCGCACGAGTCTCAGCTGATTGCGGATCCGCGCTTCGATCAAGCCGTGCGCTTGTTCAATGCCGGAGAGTGGTACGACTGCCACGATGGTTTCGAGGAGCTCTGGCATGAAACTCAGGGCCCCCTCAGGCCGGTGCTGCAGGGAATCCTGCAGATTGCCGTGGCCCAGATTCACCTGGGGCGCGGCAATCTCAGGGGGGCCATGGTGCTGCTGGGAGAGGGCGTGGGGCGCCTTGGGCCCTGCGGACCCACAGCCCTGGGCCTCGATCTCGAGCGGTTGCGCCAGCCAGCTCTCACCCAGCTGCAGACCCTGCAGCTGGGTGGCGAGCCCTTGCCCCTTGCCATGGATCAGCTGGCATTCGTGCAGCTGCGTCCCCCATGCCAGAAGGCCCCTCCGGGACCTCTGTAA
- the lptB gene encoding LPS export ABC transporter ATP-binding protein, whose product MSLVVQEAALTIAGRPLVQDVSLELAPGEVVGLLGPNGAGKTTTFNLVTGLLRPDRGQVLLDGMPVQKLPMPRRARLGIGYLPQEASVFRTLTVRENLRLALEQSRTPRSLRRQRLETLIEEFHLGPFQNRKGFQLSGGERRRTEVARALAVGATGPRYLLLDEPFAGVDPMAVSDLQELIANLRSRGMGVLITDHNVRETLSITDRAYILTEGRILASGTSTAMANDPLVRRHYLGEAFQL is encoded by the coding sequence ATGAGCCTGGTGGTTCAGGAGGCGGCGCTCACCATCGCTGGCCGCCCGTTGGTGCAAGACGTGAGCCTTGAGCTTGCCCCTGGAGAGGTGGTGGGCCTGCTCGGCCCCAATGGTGCCGGCAAGACCACCACCTTCAACCTCGTCACCGGCCTGCTGCGGCCAGACCGGGGGCAGGTGCTGCTGGATGGGATGCCTGTTCAGAAACTGCCGATGCCGCGCCGCGCCCGACTCGGTATCGGCTATCTGCCCCAGGAAGCAAGTGTGTTCCGCACGCTCACGGTGCGCGAAAACCTGCGGCTGGCCCTTGAGCAGAGCCGCACACCCCGCAGCCTGCGCCGGCAGCGGCTTGAGACCCTGATCGAGGAGTTTCACCTGGGTCCGTTCCAGAACCGCAAAGGGTTTCAACTCTCCGGCGGCGAGCGCCGCCGCACGGAAGTGGCGCGAGCCCTGGCCGTAGGAGCGACTGGCCCGCGTTACCTGTTGCTCGATGAGCCATTTGCCGGGGTCGATCCCATGGCCGTGTCCGATCTGCAGGAGCTGATCGCCAATCTGCGCAGCCGCGGCATGGGTGTGCTGATCACCGATCACAACGTGCGCGAGACCCTTTCAATCACCGATCGGGCCTACATCCTCACCGAAGGACGCATCCTCGCCTCGGGCACCTCCACCGCGATGGCCAACGATCCGCTGGTTCGTCGCCACTATCTCGGCGAGGCTTTCCAACTGTGA
- a CDS encoding LptF/LptG family permease: MLQRFQRHPIRFSLHWLPLMDRWLIAELVGPLLFGIAAFTAVSLSVGVVFELVRKVAEAGLPLTAAMQVLGLRLPGFLVLSFPMATLMATLLAYSRLSGNSELTALRSVGVSTKRMVAPAVALAVAMSLLTFVFNDVIVPRANLSASITLDQALGKAIAAERGRHTLYSRFGRISRPDGESVRGMTQLFYAQEFSNGEMKDVTLIDFSRTGQRQMLMANTGRWNEAKAMWEFRNGRIVSVDEANDTTTSANFDRYFYPLSRDVEEVAKLPTDANLMTVGQARRAERLLLAANNQKEARRLRVRIQEKFAFPAICLVFGLIGSSLGVRPNSRTSRSQGFGISVLLIFVYYLMSFIFSSLGITGTLSPVMAAWLPVGIGLAGGLVLLRQASR; this comes from the coding sequence ATGCTGCAGCGCTTTCAACGCCACCCGATTCGCTTCAGCCTCCACTGGCTGCCCCTGATGGATCGCTGGCTCATCGCTGAGCTGGTTGGTCCGTTGCTGTTCGGCATCGCCGCCTTCACGGCCGTCTCGTTGTCCGTGGGCGTTGTCTTTGAGCTGGTCCGCAAGGTGGCGGAGGCCGGCCTGCCGCTCACCGCGGCCATGCAGGTGCTCGGCCTGCGTCTGCCGGGCTTTCTGGTGCTGTCCTTCCCCATGGCCACCCTGATGGCCACCCTGCTGGCCTATAGCCGGCTGTCCGGCAACAGCGAACTCACCGCTCTTCGCAGCGTGGGGGTGAGCACCAAGCGGATGGTGGCACCCGCCGTTGCCCTTGCGGTGGCCATGAGTCTGCTCACCTTCGTGTTCAACGATGTGATCGTGCCGAGGGCCAACCTCTCCGCCTCGATCACGCTGGATCAGGCTCTCGGCAAGGCCATCGCGGCTGAACGGGGACGTCACACTCTTTATTCGCGGTTTGGAAGGATCTCACGACCCGATGGAGAAAGCGTTCGTGGCATGACCCAGCTGTTCTATGCCCAGGAGTTCAGCAATGGGGAGATGAAGGATGTCACCCTGATTGACTTCTCACGGACCGGCCAGCGTCAGATGCTGATGGCCAATACCGGCCGCTGGAACGAGGCCAAAGCGATGTGGGAGTTCCGCAATGGCCGCATCGTCAGTGTCGATGAGGCGAACGACACCACGACCTCTGCCAATTTTGACCGCTACTTCTATCCACTCAGTCGGGATGTCGAGGAGGTGGCCAAGCTCCCCACCGATGCCAACCTGATGACGGTGGGCCAGGCTCGCCGTGCTGAAAGGCTCCTGCTGGCGGCCAACAATCAGAAGGAAGCCCGGCGGTTGCGGGTGCGTATCCAGGAGAAATTTGCCTTCCCCGCCATCTGTCTGGTGTTCGGCCTGATCGGCAGCAGTCTGGGGGTCCGTCCGAATTCCCGCACAAGCCGCAGCCAGGGCTTTGGAATCAGCGTGCTGTTGATCTTCGTGTATTACCTGATGTCGTTCATCTTCAGCTCGCTGGGCATCACCGGTACCCTCTCTCCCGTGATGGCTGCCTGGCTGCCGGTTGGCATCGGTTTGGCCGGTGGACTGGTGCTGCTGCGTCAGGCCAGCCGCTGA
- the ccsB gene encoding c-type cytochrome biogenesis protein CcsB produces the protein MIDPVLGLGLTAFGLLLLVLPLSFWSLSSGRRSSAVTVLVAAANLCLTAQLVLRWWDSGHFPISNLYESLCFLAWGCTLTQLLVERSWPSPLVPAASTPIALGCVAFASFALPDTMQEASPLVPALRSSWLIMHVSVIMVSYAALLVGSLLSIAVLFTDRGNDLVLRSSSIGTGAYRKSQLVGAGAPDAVELHSTGFAISEQLDSLSYRTITVGFLLLSVGLVSGAVWANEAWGSWWSWDPKETWALICWLVYAAYLHTRLIRGWQGRRPALVASAGLVVIVVCYIGVNLLGIGLHSYGWFLGA, from the coding sequence GTGATTGATCCGGTTCTTGGACTTGGGCTCACGGCTTTCGGCCTGCTCCTGCTGGTGCTGCCTCTGTCCTTCTGGTCCCTCAGCTCTGGCCGCAGAAGTTCAGCGGTGACCGTGCTGGTGGCCGCCGCCAACCTCTGCCTCACCGCCCAGCTGGTGCTGCGCTGGTGGGATTCAGGTCACTTTCCGATCAGCAACCTCTACGAGTCGCTCTGTTTCCTGGCCTGGGGTTGCACGCTGACCCAGCTGCTGGTGGAACGCTCCTGGCCCTCCCCCCTGGTGCCGGCGGCATCCACCCCGATTGCCCTCGGCTGTGTGGCCTTCGCCAGCTTCGCCCTGCCGGACACGATGCAGGAGGCTTCGCCCCTGGTTCCGGCCCTTCGCTCCAGCTGGCTGATCATGCACGTGAGCGTGATCATGGTGAGCTATGCAGCCTTGCTGGTAGGGTCACTGCTCTCGATTGCCGTGCTGTTCACGGATCGCGGCAATGATCTGGTGCTGCGCAGCAGCTCGATCGGCACGGGTGCCTACCGAAAATCCCAGCTGGTCGGTGCCGGAGCGCCCGACGCTGTGGAATTGCACAGCACAGGTTTTGCGATCAGCGAGCAGCTCGACAGCCTCAGCTATCGCACGATCACCGTGGGGTTCCTGCTCCTGTCAGTGGGACTGGTGAGCGGTGCCGTCTGGGCCAACGAGGCCTGGGGAAGCTGGTGGAGCTGGGATCCCAAAGAAACCTGGGCCTTGATCTGCTGGCTGGTCTATGCGGCCTATCTCCACACCCGCTTGATCCGGGGCTGGCAGGGTCGTCGCCCTGCGCTCGTGGCCTCTGCTGGACTGGTGGTGATTGTGGTGTGTTACATCGGCGTCAATCTTCTCGGCATCGGCCTGCACAGCTATGGCTGGTTCCTAGGGGCTTGA
- the rpe gene encoding ribulose-phosphate 3-epimerase, giving the protein MSTKPLVISPSILSADFSRLGDDVRAVDEAGADWIHVDVMDGRFVPNITIGPLIVQALRPVTSKTLDVHLMIVEPEKYVADFAKAGADIISVQVEACPHLHRNLAQIKDLGKMAGAVLNPSTPIDTLEYCLELCDLVLVMSVNPGFGGQSFIESQVQKIRDLRRMCDAKGLDPWIEVDGGIKAENAWMVIEAGANAIVSGSGVFNQPSYAEAITGIRNSKRPQPALV; this is encoded by the coding sequence ATGAGCACCAAGCCCCTGGTGATCTCCCCATCGATCCTGTCGGCCGATTTCTCCCGCCTCGGCGACGACGTGCGGGCGGTGGACGAAGCCGGAGCCGACTGGATCCATGTGGACGTGATGGATGGGCGCTTCGTGCCGAACATCACCATCGGTCCGTTGATCGTTCAGGCCCTGCGGCCGGTCACCTCCAAGACTCTCGACGTGCACCTGATGATCGTGGAGCCGGAAAAGTATGTGGCTGACTTTGCCAAGGCCGGCGCCGATATCATCAGCGTTCAGGTCGAGGCCTGCCCCCATCTGCATCGCAATCTGGCCCAGATCAAGGATCTCGGCAAGATGGCTGGAGCCGTGTTGAACCCCAGCACACCGATCGACACCCTCGAGTACTGCCTCGAGCTCTGCGACCTGGTGCTGGTGATGAGCGTCAACCCCGGCTTTGGCGGTCAGAGCTTCATTGAGAGCCAGGTGCAGAAAATCCGGGACCTGCGACGCATGTGTGACGCGAAGGGCCTGGATCCCTGGATCGAAGTGGATGGCGGCATCAAGGCTGAGAATGCCTGGATGGTGATCGAGGCTGGAGCCAACGCCATCGTCAGTGGCTCCGGGGTGTTCAACCAGCCCAGCTATGCCGAAGCGATCACCGGAATCCGCAACAGCAAGCGGCCCCAGCCGGCCTTGGTCTGA
- the glpX gene encoding class II fructose-bisphosphatase, with translation MDRTLIQEILEVVEQAAIASAELTGLGKKDEADAAAVEAMRKRMGQIQMQGRIVIGEGERDEAPMLYIGEEVGSGTGPGVDFAVDPCEGTNLCANSQRGSMAVLAASDRGGLFNAPDFYMKKLAAPPAAKGKVDIRKSATENIAILSECLGLATSELVIVVMDRARHKDLIAEIRTTGARVQPISDGDVQAAIACGFAGTGTHCLMGIGAAPEGVISAAAMRALGGHFQGQLVYDPAVAQTSEWADYTKEGNIARLNEMGITDVDKVYEAEELASGENVVFAGSGITDGLLFNGVKFEKDCTRTSSLVISTLDSTARFTDTIHMKPGAQSIALR, from the coding sequence GTGGATCGCACCCTTATCCAGGAAATTCTCGAGGTCGTCGAACAGGCCGCCATCGCCTCCGCTGAGCTCACCGGCCTGGGCAAGAAGGACGAGGCCGACGCAGCGGCGGTGGAAGCCATGCGCAAGCGCATGGGCCAGATCCAGATGCAGGGCCGCATCGTGATCGGCGAAGGCGAGCGCGACGAAGCGCCGATGCTTTACATCGGTGAAGAGGTGGGCAGTGGCACCGGTCCCGGCGTCGACTTTGCCGTTGATCCCTGCGAAGGCACCAACCTCTGCGCCAACAGCCAGCGTGGCTCCATGGCCGTGCTGGCCGCCTCCGACCGCGGTGGCCTGTTCAATGCGCCCGACTTCTACATGAAGAAGCTGGCCGCGCCCCCGGCAGCCAAGGGCAAGGTGGATATCCGCAAGAGTGCCACCGAGAACATCGCCATTCTCAGCGAGTGCCTCGGCCTCGCCACCAGTGAGCTGGTGATCGTGGTGATGGACCGCGCCCGCCACAAGGACCTGATCGCCGAGATCCGCACCACCGGCGCCCGTGTACAGCCCATCTCCGATGGCGATGTGCAGGCTGCCATCGCCTGCGGCTTCGCCGGCACCGGCACCCACTGCCTGATGGGCATCGGTGCGGCACCTGAGGGTGTGATCTCCGCCGCCGCCATGCGGGCCCTGGGTGGGCATTTCCAGGGTCAGCTGGTCTACGACCCGGCCGTTGCCCAGACGTCCGAATGGGCCGACTACACCAAGGAAGGCAACATCGCCCGCCTCAACGAGATGGGCATCACCGACGTGGACAAGGTCTACGAGGCCGAGGAGCTCGCCTCGGGTGAGAACGTGGTCTTCGCCGGCAGTGGCATCACCGATGGCCTGCTGTTCAACGGGGTGAAATTCGAGAAGGACTGCACCCGCACCAGCTCCCTGGTGATCAGCACCCTCGACAGCACCGCCCGCTTCACCGACACCATCCACATGAAGCCCGGTGCCCAGAGCATCGCGCTGCGCTGA